GGCTGTTTTCTCGTCTGAATCGTAATTCTGCTTCATGAGCTCTTATCTAATTAGGTAATAGATTTCTTCTATGATTTGGCAAGTGCCTTAACCTCTTCTTCCCAAAAAGGGAAGTAATTGAACCACTGATGAGGATACTTACTTAATATATTCTCAAGACTTGCTACGTACTTCTCGACCATAGCCTTAAGCTGTTCCTGCCTTTGCTTCAACTTTGATGGATATGGGAATAGCTCCGGAGGAGTTGCATAAAAATGATAGCGACGTGTTCCTTCTTTTAATGTAAAGACAAAAGAAACGGGGACTCCAAACTTTGAGGCCATATACAAAGGTCCTACTGGAAACTTTGCCCTTGCTCCCAAAAAATCCACGCTGACCACATCATTGCCTTCAACGTAGCGGTCGCCATGCATCACTACAAATTCATTCCGGGCAAGGGCTTCTTTGATCTTTATCAAATGTGAAAAATCATCCTGAATGGGGATGACTTCAAACTTACGTTCTATTCCGTATCTTCCTAATAAATTCCTGATATTTTGATGCTCGACGTCGAGCATCAAAACATTCACCTTACAGTCTATTCTATCGAGCAGATTGCCGGCAAGCTCCCAATTGCCCATATGGGCACCTATCAACATTCCGCCCTTGCCTGCAGCAGCCATCTGATGCAGATATTCCTCTCCCTCGTAATTAAATGTAAATCCGGGATTCTTCTTCACCATAAAGGCAATCTTGTCAATCAGGATCTCTCCAAGAAGTCTGTAATTCTGGTATATTGCCATGAAAAACTTCAAGCCTTCCAACTTGTGTATTCTGCGAAAGTAAAACTCGATATTCCTGCTGCGAACAAAGAGAAAATAATACAATGCAACGATACGCAAAAAAAAATAACTGACACTAAGATTCGTCTTCCTGATCAACAGAATGAAAAAGCTATAGCCAAAGGTTCCGCCCCTTGATTTCCCGGACCAATTTGCCATACCGGAGTTATTACTGCCTGATGCGTTGCTCTATATAATTGTACATATCTTCAAGAGTCCTGACTTTAGCCATCTCATCACGGGTTGCCTTGAAACCAAATTCCTGCTCAATAATAACTACTATATCAACAAAATCAAGACTTTCGA
The genomic region above belongs to Xiashengella succiniciproducens and contains:
- a CDS encoding acyl carrier protein; translation: MQREDIARIINSFLAEEFEVEESKLVPEALLTDDLGIESLDFVDIVVIIEQEFGFKATRDEMAKVRTLEDMYNYIEQRIRQ